In a single window of the Pseudogemmatithrix spongiicola genome:
- a CDS encoding ComEA family DNA-binding protein, whose amino-acid sequence MPTPSERRALLFVAAVAALGLGVRGLRVVAAGQGPATPAAALAAQIAAVDSAVSTGGRPRRAKAAPPRTGPQALKAPQAPLSRDSAVLDVDQADVDALDRLPGIGPALARRIVEDREANGPFGSVDGLQRVRGIGPALAARLAPLVTFSGVPRQAPTR is encoded by the coding sequence GTGCCCACCCCTTCCGAGCGTCGCGCGCTGCTGTTCGTCGCGGCGGTCGCCGCCCTCGGGCTCGGCGTCCGCGGCCTGCGCGTTGTCGCGGCGGGGCAGGGACCCGCGACGCCCGCGGCGGCGCTCGCCGCGCAGATCGCGGCGGTGGACTCCGCCGTGTCGACTGGCGGACGGCCGCGGCGCGCGAAAGCCGCGCCACCGCGCACCGGCCCGCAGGCCCTCAAGGCCCCCCAGGCCCCGCTCTCGCGGGACAGCGCCGTCTTAGACGTCGACCAGGCCGACGTCGATGCCCTGGACCGCTTGCCCGGCATCGGGCCCGCGCTCGCGCGCCGGATTGTCGAGGATCGCGAGGCCAACGGCCCCTTTGGCTCCGTCGATGGCCTCCAGCGGGTGCGCGGCATCGGGCCTGCGTTGGCCGCGCGTTTGGCACCGCTCGTGACCTTCTCCGGCGTGCCGCGTCAGGCGCCGACGCGATGA
- a CDS encoding M28 family peptidase, with the protein MTPVSLPFRRLAAIVAGTLTIACGGTEAADTAEATPLPLSAREFDGAAAMGYVRRQMAFGPRVPGTAAHRATGDWLVAELRSRADTVIVQAWTHTTADGQRLPMRNILARINPTATRRVLYLAHWDSRPIAEKAVDAVAQTQPTPGANDGASGVAILLGVADALKRQPATVGVDLLFVDGEDWGDFDTLTDVLIGSRYFVANLPAGFAPEFGVLFDMVGKADAQFLYETYSMRAAPDVIQRVWSTAQRLGYGAYFPTREYQPITDDHLPFIEKGFKVIDVIDLNYAYHHTPQDTEDKVSQETLQAVGDVAVAVLRGL; encoded by the coding sequence ATGACGCCTGTTTCGCTCCCGTTCCGTCGCCTGGCCGCGATCGTGGCCGGTACCCTGACCATCGCCTGCGGCGGCACTGAGGCCGCAGACACGGCCGAGGCCACACCCCTGCCGCTCTCCGCGCGCGAGTTCGATGGGGCGGCGGCCATGGGCTACGTGCGGCGGCAGATGGCCTTCGGACCGCGGGTGCCGGGCACGGCGGCCCATCGCGCCACGGGCGACTGGCTCGTCGCCGAGCTCCGGAGCCGCGCCGATACGGTCATCGTCCAAGCGTGGACGCACACCACGGCGGACGGCCAGCGGCTGCCGATGCGGAACATCTTGGCCCGGATCAATCCGACGGCCACCAGGCGCGTGCTGTATCTCGCCCACTGGGACTCGCGCCCGATCGCCGAGAAGGCGGTGGACGCCGTGGCCCAGACGCAGCCGACGCCGGGCGCGAACGACGGCGCCTCGGGAGTCGCCATCCTCCTCGGCGTCGCCGATGCGCTGAAGCGGCAGCCGGCAACCGTGGGCGTCGACCTGCTCTTCGTGGATGGCGAAGACTGGGGCGACTTCGACACCCTCACGGACGTGCTGATCGGGTCGCGCTACTTCGTCGCGAACCTCCCGGCTGGCTTCGCGCCCGAGTTCGGCGTGCTCTTCGACATGGTCGGCAAGGCGGACGCGCAGTTCCTGTACGAGACGTACTCGATGCGCGCCGCCCCGGACGTGATCCAGCGCGTGTGGAGCACCGCGCAGCGGCTCGGCTACGGGGCGTACTTTCCGACGCGCGAGTACCAGCCCATCACGGACGATCACCTGCCGTTCATCGAGAAGGGCTTCAAGGTGATCGACGTCATCGACCTCAACTACGCCTATCACCACACGCCGCAGGACACGGAGGACAAGGTCTCGCAAGAGACGCTGCAGGCGGTGGGCGACGTTGCCGTCGCGGTGCTCCGCGGGCTCTGA
- a CDS encoding GspE/PulE family protein, which yields MTAAANPGGERIGDLLVKEGLITREQLQQALAEQRQNGTRVGYNLVKLGFIQENELTRTLARQFKMPAVDLSKFEVDTKIIKLVPTDLATKNLVLPLKRDGRTLTVAMADPTNLGVIEDLKFITRYDIFPVIAGEFTLRNVIEKHYESNEQQMSALLSEIESLEDGEVEIVEEKEEEMSATALAAAVDDAPVVKLINAILTNAVKMGASDIHFECFEKELRVRYRIDGHLEEVMKPPKKMQPALISRFKIMSALNIAERRVPQDGRIKLKLSASKVVDFRVSTLPTLFGEKVVLRILSQSNLMDLDKLGIEPAAERDLMAAVRSPYGMVLVTGPTGSGKTTTLYSSIKLINKVETNIMTAEDPVEYNLFGVNQVLVRNEIGMTFAAALKAFLRQDPNIIMVGEIRDLETGGIAIKAALTGHLVLSTLHTNSTAETVTRLLDMGLEPFNVSSALNLVLAQRLLRRVCGNCKEQYKLTPDEVAGAKWTETTTLRELRFKQDAIDGLKARAPDDVKPLLANITLDTRCVDMPFFRGKGCDQCKGSGSRGRQGAYEVMNMTPGLRRLILSNVGAAEIKDFAIEEGMLTLRMDGLVKVWKGITSLEQVITETSA from the coding sequence ATGACCGCAGCGGCGAATCCTGGTGGTGAACGGATCGGCGACCTCCTGGTCAAGGAGGGGCTGATCACGCGGGAGCAGCTCCAACAGGCGCTCGCCGAGCAACGCCAGAACGGCACACGCGTCGGCTACAACCTCGTGAAGCTCGGCTTCATCCAGGAGAACGAACTCACACGCACGCTGGCGCGGCAGTTCAAGATGCCGGCCGTGGACCTGTCGAAGTTCGAGGTCGACACCAAGATCATCAAGCTGGTCCCGACGGACCTCGCGACGAAGAACCTCGTGCTGCCGCTGAAGCGCGACGGCCGTACGCTCACCGTCGCGATGGCCGACCCGACCAACCTCGGCGTCATCGAGGACCTCAAGTTCATCACGCGCTACGACATCTTCCCGGTGATCGCCGGCGAGTTCACGCTGCGCAACGTCATCGAGAAGCACTACGAGTCGAACGAGCAGCAGATGTCGGCGCTGCTCAGCGAGATCGAGAGCCTCGAGGACGGCGAGGTCGAGATCGTCGAGGAGAAGGAAGAGGAGATGTCCGCCACGGCGCTGGCCGCCGCGGTGGACGATGCGCCCGTCGTGAAGCTCATCAACGCGATCCTCACGAACGCCGTGAAGATGGGCGCCTCGGACATCCACTTCGAGTGCTTCGAGAAGGAGCTCCGCGTGCGGTATCGCATCGACGGGCACCTCGAGGAAGTGATGAAGCCGCCCAAGAAGATGCAGCCGGCGCTGATCTCGCGCTTCAAGATCATGTCGGCGCTCAACATCGCCGAGCGCCGCGTCCCGCAGGACGGCCGCATCAAGCTCAAGCTCAGCGCCAGCAAGGTCGTGGACTTCCGCGTGTCCACGCTGCCCACGCTGTTCGGCGAGAAGGTGGTGCTCCGCATCCTGAGCCAGAGCAACCTGATGGACCTCGACAAGCTCGGCATCGAGCCGGCGGCCGAGCGCGACCTGATGGCGGCGGTGCGCAGCCCCTACGGCATGGTGCTCGTCACCGGGCCCACGGGCTCGGGCAAGACGACCACGTTGTACTCGAGCATCAAGCTCATCAACAAGGTCGAGACGAACATCATGACGGCCGAGGACCCCGTCGAGTACAACCTCTTCGGCGTCAACCAGGTGCTGGTGCGCAACGAGATCGGCATGACGTTCGCGGCCGCGCTGAAGGCCTTCCTCCGGCAGGACCCGAACATCATCATGGTCGGCGAGATCCGCGACCTCGAGACGGGCGGCATCGCCATCAAGGCCGCGCTCACCGGCCACCTCGTGCTCTCGACGCTGCACACGAACTCGACCGCCGAGACGGTGACGCGCCTGCTGGACATGGGCCTCGAGCCCTTCAACGTCAGCTCGGCGCTCAACCTCGTGCTCGCCCAGCGCCTGCTGCGCCGCGTCTGCGGCAACTGCAAGGAGCAGTACAAGCTGACGCCCGACGAAGTCGCCGGCGCCAAGTGGACGGAGACGACCACGCTGCGCGAACTGCGCTTCAAGCAGGATGCCATCGACGGCCTCAAGGCGCGTGCACCGGACGACGTGAAGCCCCTGCTCGCCAACATCACGCTCGACACCCGCTGCGTGGACATGCCGTTCTTCCGCGGCAAGGGCTGCGACCAGTGCAAGGGCTCCGGCTCGCGCGGCCGCCAGGGCGCCTATGAAGTCATGAACATGACGCCCGGCCTGCGCCGGCTCATCCTCAGCAACGTCGGCGCCGCCGAGATCAAGGACTTCGCGATCGAGGAAGGCATGCTCACGCTGCGCATGGACGGGTTGGTGAAGGTGTGGAAGGGCATCACGTCGCTGGAGCAGGTGATCACCGAGACCTCAGCCTGA